In Thermodesulfobacteriota bacterium, the genomic window CCCCGGCCCGGAAAGCGGCGGTTGATCACCAGGGCGATCCCCAGCCCCAGGAGGAGCTCCAGCGCGGTGGTAGCGAAGACGAAGACCAGGGTATTGCGAAGCGACCGCAAGGCGACCCCGTCGGCCGCCAGGTCCCGGTAGTTCTGGAACCCGACGAAGGCCTCCCCCAGGTGGGGCAGGCCCAGGACGATCCGGTGGAGGCTCAGATAGAACGAGTAGGCGATGGGGTAGAAGGCGAAGACCGCCACGAACACAAAGCACGGAGCGAGCAGGCACGCGGCGAAGGCCCGCTCCCGCCCCTCTGGCGTATGGAACCGGAGCTCCAAGACCCCGGCCTCAGCGGGCCAGATCCAGGATGCGGTCCACCTCCGCGGAAGCCTCCCGCGCCAGGTGGTCCAGGTCGGAGGACCGGTCGGCGATGGCGGTGCTGAAGTAGCGCTGGAGCACGTTGGAGACGGCCGGATAGACCGGGGTGCGGGGCCTCGGGTACGCGGTGGCGAAGACCTCCGCCATGGCGCCCAGGTGGGGCTGGGCGGCCAGCACCTCCGGGTC contains:
- a CDS encoding sugar ABC transporter permease; amino-acid sequence: MELRFHTPEGRERAFAACLLAPCFVFVAVFAFYPIAYSFYLSLHRIVLGLPHLGEAFVGFQNYRDLAADGVALRSLRNTLVFVFATTALELLLGLGIALVINRRFPGRG